The following is a genomic window from Actinomadura sp. WMMB 499.
GAGACCTCGCCGAGCGTCCTGCTGGTCGACGAGCTCGACCGCGCCGACGACGAGTTCGAGGCGTTCCTGCTCGAGATCCTCAGCGACTTCACGATCACGGTGCCCGAACTCGGGACGATCCGCGCGGAGCGCCCGCCGGTCGTCGTCGTCACGTCCAACCGCACCCGGGAGGTGCACGACGCGCTGAAGCGGCGCTGCCTCTACCACTGGCTGGAGCACCCGTCGTTCGAGCGGGAGGTCGCGATCATCCGGCGGCGGCTGCCGGACGCGACCGCGCACCTGGCGGGTCAGGTCGCGGACGCCGCGCGGCGGCTGCGGGGCGGCGGGCTGCTCAAGCCGCCCGGCGTCGCCGAGACCCTCGACTGGACCGAGGCGCTGCTGGCGCTCGGCGCCCGCGAGCTGGATCCGGGCACGGCGGCGGTGACGCTCGGCGCCGTGCTGAAGTACCGCGAGGACCAGGAGCGCGGCGGCGCCCTGCTCGGCGGGGGCTGACGCGGCGGTGGAGGGCGGAGACGTCATCGGGACCCTCGCCGGGTTCGCCCGGACGCTGCGCGCGGCGGGCGGCGCCGCCGACCCCGAGCGCCTGCAGGCGATGGTCGCGGCGCTGCGGCACCTCGACGTCCTCGACCCGTCCGAGGTGTACTGGGCGGGACGTCTCACGCTGTGCGCGGGCCCGGACGACCTGCCGCGCTACGACCGGGCCTTCGCCGCGTACTTCTCCGGCGAGACGGCGCGCCCACGGAGCAGGCCCCCGGTCGTGGTGCGCCGGATCCCCGCTGCCGACCCCGCCGG
Proteins encoded in this region:
- a CDS encoding MoxR family ATPase, giving the protein MADTVEGGPFGGGGAGEAAASPADLAGLLDRHGYLCDDGLATACFLALRMGRPLFLEGEAGVGKTELAKTLARALRAPLIRLQCYEGLDASQALYDWDFPRQILHLRAAEAAGTADAARLEGELYDRRFLLARPLLRALETSPSVLLVDELDRADDEFEAFLLEILSDFTITVPELGTIRAERPPVVVVTSNRTREVHDALKRRCLYHWLEHPSFEREVAIIRRRLPDATAHLAGQVADAARRLRGGGLLKPPGVAETLDWTEALLALGARELDPGTAAVTLGAVLKYREDQERGGALLGGG